One Pochonia chlamydosporia 170 chromosome 5, whole genome shotgun sequence DNA segment encodes these proteins:
- a CDS encoding beta-mannosidase mndA (similar to Metarhizium robertsii ARSEF 23 XP_007825349.1), protein MSTPIAAVPTFYTYFFAYIDPLIALYGVYLNFLAPDQAVISMAPLSTYDPNTVFLFHQAGGLALAVAVMSALIPRVSEDLSVWKVLQFSLLLSDFGGLSGVYFALERQGRLEPRLWSADDRAVGGLYLFITAVRLAFVLGVGFGGEGEVKGEKEVKKRE, encoded by the coding sequence ATGTCCACCCCCATAGCCGCCGTACCAACCTTCTACACCTACTTCTTCGCCTACATCGACCCCCTCATCGCCCTCTACGGCGTCTACCTAAACTTCCTCGCCCCCGACCAGGCCGTCATATCCATGGCCCCCCTCTCGACATACGACCCCAACaccgtcttcctcttccaccaGGCGGGCGGCCTGGCGCTGGCCGTCGCCGTGATGAGCGCCCTGATCCCCCGGGTCTCGGAGGACTTGTCTGTGTGGAAGGTGTTGCAGTTTTCGCTGCTGCTGAGCGACTTTGGGGGCCTGAGTGGTGTGTATTTCGCGCTGGAGAGGCAGGGGAGGTTGGAGCCGCGGTTGTGGTCGGCGGATGATAGGGCTGTGGGGGGTTTGTATTTGTTTATTACGGCTGTGAGGTTGGCGTTTGTGTTGGGCGTGGGATTtggaggggagggagaggtgAAGggggagaaggaggtgaagaagagggagTGA
- a CDS encoding pentachlorophenol 4-monooxygenase (similar to Talaromyces stipitatus ATCC 10500 XP_002480561.1), which yields MHLYDVIIAGAGPVGLFLATELARSNLSVLVLEKDANPLSPWKVDPLGLRSLNSISLEAFYRRGILSKLVDLDKRPSAPSKSGGFQFAGVFAGIVLDASRFDLARFKYRLPGPTLITLGTTVEEVEGVLAQEAERLGVTILRGCPFATVQQGDNGVTVGAADGQSYRAGWLVGCDGGRSAVRKAAGFEFGGTDALFTGYVCKVELENAHDLKQGFQLTEDGLYILRKNDALYLIDFDNGAFDRANEPTREHIEKVLHRVSGNTDVQLAKLHLVTTFTDRCKQVTKYRDNRILLAGDAAHIHPPLGAQGFNLSIGDAMNLGWKLAATVKQELEHGTADMALLDTYESERKQIADWVIEWNRAQIMTMKPGAYGDALQAVMRDVISTTDGLNMFVARTWGLLQRYVPDGDAHELIGCSAPDFEFGHGNRLGSMLETGKGLLVDFGGDAALRELVGGYDGRVEYINFEAKDKIGLRALLVRPDGIVAWAVDDDGELDLASLKHSLTKWFAV from the coding sequence ATGCACCTCTACGACGTAATCATCGCAGGCGCCGGGCCAGTAggcctcttcctcgccacaGAACTAGCCCGCTCAAATCTTtccgtcctcgtcctcgaaaAGGATGCCAACCCCTTGTCTCCGTGGAAGGTAGATCCTCTTGGGCTACGGAGTCTCAATTCCATATCCCTTGAAGCTTTCTACCGTCGCGGTATTCTCTCCAAacttgttgaccttgacaaaCGTCCATCTGCGCcgtcaaagtctggtggtttcCAGTTTGCCGGTGTTTTTGCAGGTATTGTATTGGACGCAAGTAGGTTCGACTTGGCGCGCTTCAAGTACCGTCTCCCTGGGCCGACACTCATTACACTCGGCACGACAGTTGAGGAGGTTGAAGGTGTGCTGGCGCAAGAGGCAGAGAGGCTGGGCGTGACTATTCTCCGCGGATGTCCATTCGCGACTGTGCAGCAGGGTGACAACGGTGTTACCGTTGGCGCTGCCGACGGCCAGAGTTACAGAGCTGGATGGCTCGTcggttgtgatggtggcagAAGCGCAGTTCGGAAAGCTGCAGGATTCGAATTTGGCGGCACGGATGCTTTATTCACCGGCTACGTTTGCAAAGTCGAGCTTGAAAACGCTCATGACCTAAAACAGGGTTTCCAACTGACCGAGGATGGGCTGTATATCCTCCGAAAAAACGACGCTTTATACCTCATCGATTTTGATAATGGCGCATTCGACCGCGCAAACGAACCAACGCGCGAGCACATTGAGAAGGTGTTGCACCGCGTGTCTGGAAACACCGACGTCCAGCTCGCAAAGCTGCACCTTGTGACGACCTTCACTGACCGCTGCAAGCAAGTGACGAAGTATCGGGACAACCGCATCCTTCTCGCGGGAGATGCGGCCCACATCCACCCGCCTCTGGGCGCTCAAGGATTCAACCTCAGTATAGGAGATGCCATGAATCTAGGTTGGAAACTAGCCGCCACTGTGAAGCAGGAGCTTGAGCATGGCACAGCAGACATGGCCTTACTTGACACGTATGAGAGCGAGCGGAAACAGATTGCAGACTGGGTCATTGAGTGGAATAGAGCACAGATTATGACGATGAAGCCTGGTGCATATGGAGATGCGCTGCAGGCAGTCATGAGGGATGTCATCAGTACAACTGACGGCTTGAACATGTTTGTTGCTCGAACGTGGGGCCTGTTGCAGAGATATGTGCCCGACGGTGATGCCCATGAGTTGATTGGGTGCAGTGCACCGGATTTTGAGTTTGGTCATGGGAATCGACTGGGGAGCATGTTGGAAACAGGGAAGGGGTTGCTGGTTgattttggtggtgatgccgcGTTGAGAGAGTTGGTTGGAGGCTATGACGGTAGAGTTGAGTACATCAATTTCGAGGCCAAAGATAAGATAGGGTTGAGAGCGTTGTTAGTTCGACCTGACGGGATTGTCGCGTGGGcggttgatgatgacggcgagCTTGACTTGGCTAGTTTGAAACATAGTCTCACAAAGTGGTTTGCAGTTTGA
- a CDS encoding C6 transcription factor (similar to Talaromyces stipitatus ATCC 10500 XP_002481683.1) — protein sequence MSTAIPAPQTPRPQRILACLLCQQRKVKCSRSFPCTNCIKQHVQCVPATAPRRRRRRFPERELLERLRKYEDLMRQNGVKFAPLHPETGVEKESSDSEEEDGGSNTGKLENSKNKPQPPDFLSSQFRENVLTTSWDRSMDNEDNILFGSRQTFVHLSSLHPPPAHIFKLWQVYLDNVSPLLKVTHTPSLQSRITQVAGTLFGVDAALEALMFSIYCISVTSLEPEDCPAMFGSPREDLLMRFRFGCQQALMNTAFLQTEDLDTLTALYLYLLSTYAIVHARSLDSMLGIAIRIAQRLRIHDETQNSKCTVFEAEMRRRLWWALVLLDSRVSSVANSVSSTLVPTWDCKIPTNIGDAELRPDMAEVPLVQDYPSDAIFAVVRCEIGEYIRHSPLHIDLTNTRLSVLAKHSPVNDNVAELEKVVEKRLGSCREENPIQFMTIWANRAQLAKLHLVEHSARPASSPDEQFSADAMNQALRLLQCDTTLMKAPSTKGYHWFLRQHLPFVAYIHIMQHLQARSNGANGGPRIEEAWKALNDNFVARFSSANACSGTHFKAFTNLVLGAWETMEAKYRDGEKTTPELVLTVRQKLADAALTSLENSLVPPLDGGPNGDEFDLDDVCGGGLGDLATVLDFANLDQAGFEGDISNITSMEWK from the exons ATGTCCACAGCAATACCCGCGCCTCAAACACCAAGGCCGCAACGTATTCTGGCCTGTCTGCTCTGCCAGCAACGTAAAGTCAAGTGCAGTCGTTCGTTCCCATGCACAAACTGCATCAAGCAACACGTTCAATGTGTTCCCGCTACAGCgccacgacgacgacgccgtcGGTTTCCCGAAAGAGAGCTGCTGGAGCGTCTTCGAAAATATGAGGACTTGATGAGGCAAAACGGCGTCAAGTTTGCCCCGCTGCATCCGGAGACTGGTGTCGAGAAAGAGAGTAGTGACTCGGAAGAGGAAGACGGAGGATCCAACACTGGGAAACTAGA GAACTCTAAAAACAAG CCGCAACCTCCCGATTTTCTGAGCAGCCAGTTCCGTGAAAATGTCCTCACTACCTCCTGGGACCGCTCCATGGACAACGAAGACAACATTCTCTTTGGATCGCGCCAGACTTTCGTTCATCTTTCGTCTTTGCATCCTCCGCCGGCACACATCTTCAAGTTGTGGCAGGTATATCTCGACAATGTCAGTCCGTTGCTCAAGGTGACGCATACGCCTTCCTTGCAAAGTCGAATTACTCAAGTAGCTGGCACCTTGTTTGGTGTGGATGCTGCTCTTGAAGCACTCATGTTTAGCATTTACTGTATTTCCGTGACAAGTCTCGAGCCGGAAGACTGTCCGGCAATGTTTGGTTCACCACGGGAGGATCTGCTGATGCGGTTTCGGTTCGGCTGCCAGCAGGCGCTGATGAATACTGCTTTTTTGCAGACTGAGGACCTAGATACCTTGACGGCATTGTATCTCTATTTG CTATCTACCTATGCCATCGTCCACGCCCGGTCGCTGGATTCCATGCTCGGGATCGCTATCCGCATTGCGCAGCGGCTGCGCATTCACGATGAAACGCAAAACTCTAAATGCACGGTTTTCGAGGCAGAGATGCGTCGGAGGCTCTGGTGGGCATTGGTGCTTCTTGATAGTCGTGTCAGCTCCGTGGCCAACTCTGTCTCCTCGACGTTGGTTCCAACCTGGGATTGCAAGATCCCGACCAATATTGGAGATGCAGAGCTACGGCCCGACATGGCTGAGGTACCGCTCGTACAAGACTATCCATCGGACGCCATATTTGCTGTTGTTCGTTGTGAAATCGGCGAGTATATTCGTCATTCACCCCTTCATATTGATCTCACCAACACTCGTCTGAGTGTACTTGCTAAACATAGTCCTGTCAATGACAATGTAGCAGAGTTAGAAAAAGTGGTTGAAAAGCGTCTTGGTAGTTGCAGAGAAGAAAACCCCATACAGTTTATGACTATTTGGGCGAATCGAGCTCAACTTGCCAAACTTCATCTCGTTGAGCACTCTGCGCGACCCGCGTCGTCTCCTGACGAACAATTTAGCGCCGACGCTATGAATCAAGCATTACGGCTTCTGCAGTGCGACACGACCTTGATGAAGGCGCCGTCGACGAAAGGGTACCACTGGTTCCTACGGCAGCATCTCCCATTTGTGGCATACATCCACATAATGCAGCATCTCCAGGCACGAAGCAATGGCGCCAACGGCGGACCACGCATCGAGGAAGCCTGGAAGGCTTTGAACGATAATTTTGTGGCTCGGTTCAGCTCCGCGAATGCCTGCAGTGGAACGCATTTCAAAGCATTTACGAACTTGGTCCTGGGGGCTTGGGAAACAATGGAGGCCAAGTACCGGGATGGGGAAAAGACAACACCAGAGCTCGTGTTGACAGTGAGGCAGAAGTTGGCGGATGCTGCGCTGACGAGTCTGGAGAATTCTCTTGTCCCTCCTTTGGATGGAGGACCAAATGGTGACGAATTTGATTTGGATGATGTTTGCGGTGGTGGTCTGGGCGATTTGGCAACAGTTTTGGACTTTGCCAACCTCGATCAAGCTGGATTTGAGGGCGATATATCAAACATTACGTCTATGGAGTGGAAATAA